One Paraburkholderia sp. IMGN_8 DNA window includes the following coding sequences:
- the tldD gene encoding metalloprotease TldD translates to MNIIEPGIRNLATAKDILLTPYGLDESLLTRTLAEIFTHKIDYADLYFQATRSEAWSLEEGIVKSGSFSIDQGVGVRAVSGDRTAFAYSDDLSPEAIRQAAIATRAIAKAGGGKQKVKVASSLTGISGRDLYLPSDPLHSLDATAKVKLLERIEQMARGRDPRIQQVMAGLAGEYDVVLVARSDGGFAADIRPLVRVSVTVIAEQNGRREIGSGGGGGRFDYGYFTDEVLSRYVDDAVHAALVNLDARPAPAGAMTVVLGPGWPGVLLHEAIGHGLEGDFNRKGSSAFAGRIGEQVAAKGVTVVDDGTLPNRRGSLNIDDEGNPTQCTTLIEDGILKGYIQDTLNARLMKMPVTGNARRESYAALPMPRMTNTYMLNGDKDPQEIIASVKNGLYAVNFGGGQVDITNGKFVFSASEAYMIENGKVTYPVKGATLIGSGPESLKYVSMIGNDMKLDSGVGVCGKEGQSVPVGVGQPTLRIDRMTVGGTA, encoded by the coding sequence ATGAACATCATCGAACCCGGTATCCGTAATCTCGCCACCGCCAAGGACATTCTCCTGACGCCCTACGGTCTCGACGAATCCCTGCTCACCCGCACGCTCGCCGAAATCTTCACGCACAAGATCGACTACGCGGACCTGTATTTCCAGGCCACGCGCAGCGAAGCGTGGAGTCTCGAAGAAGGCATCGTGAAATCGGGCAGCTTCAGCATCGACCAGGGCGTCGGCGTGCGCGCCGTGTCGGGCGACCGTACGGCTTTCGCGTATTCGGACGACCTGTCGCCCGAAGCGATCCGTCAGGCGGCCATCGCCACGCGCGCGATCGCCAAGGCAGGCGGCGGCAAGCAGAAGGTGAAGGTGGCGTCGTCGCTGACCGGCATCTCCGGGCGCGATCTGTACCTGCCGTCCGATCCGCTGCATTCGCTCGACGCAACCGCCAAGGTCAAGCTGCTCGAGCGCATCGAACAGATGGCGCGCGGCCGCGATCCGCGCATCCAGCAGGTGATGGCAGGCCTCGCCGGCGAATACGACGTGGTGCTGGTGGCGCGCAGCGACGGCGGCTTCGCGGCCGATATCCGTCCGCTGGTACGCGTGTCGGTCACCGTGATCGCCGAACAGAACGGCCGCCGCGAAATCGGTAGCGGCGGCGGCGGTGGCCGCTTCGACTACGGCTATTTCACCGACGAAGTGTTGTCGCGCTACGTCGACGACGCGGTACATGCGGCGTTGGTCAACCTCGACGCCCGCCCGGCGCCGGCCGGCGCGATGACCGTCGTGCTCGGACCGGGCTGGCCCGGCGTGCTGCTGCACGAAGCGATCGGCCATGGCCTCGAAGGCGACTTCAACCGCAAGGGCTCGTCGGCGTTCGCTGGTCGTATCGGCGAGCAGGTTGCCGCGAAGGGCGTGACCGTGGTCGACGACGGCACGCTGCCGAACCGCCGCGGCTCGCTCAATATCGACGACGAAGGCAATCCGACCCAGTGCACGACGCTGATCGAAGACGGCATCCTGAAGGGCTACATCCAGGACACGCTGAACGCGCGTCTGATGAAGATGCCGGTCACCGGCAATGCGCGCCGCGAATCGTACGCCGCGCTGCCGATGCCGCGCATGACCAACACGTACATGCTGAACGGCGATAAAGACCCGCAGGAAATCATCGCGTCCGTAAAGAACGGTTTGTACGCGGTGAACTTCGGCGGCGGCCAGGTCGACATCACGAACGGCAAGTTCGTGTTCTCGGCGTCCGAGGCGTACATGATCGAAAACGGCAAGGTCACCTACCCGGTCAAGGGCGCGACGCTGATCGGCAGCGGCCCGGAATCGCTCAAGTACGTCAGCATGATCGGCAACGACATGAAGCTCGATTCGGGCGTCGGCGTATGCGGCAAGGAAGGCCAAAGCGTGCCGGTGGGCGTCGGCCAGCCCACCTTGCGGATCGACCGCATGACGGTTGGCGGTACGGCCTGA
- the aroG gene encoding 3-deoxy-7-phosphoheptulonate synthase AroG: MPPHNTDDVRIRELKELTPPAHLIREFACDETVSDVIYNSRNAMHRILHGMEDRLIVVIGPCSIHDTKAAMEYAGRLVEQRKRFAGELEVVMRVYFEKPRTTVGWKGLINDPHMDNSFKINDGLRTARELLLRINELGLPAGTEYLDMISPQYIADLISWGAIGARTTESQVHRELASGLSCPVGFKNGTDGNVKIAVDAIKAASQPHHFLSVTKGGHSAIVSTAGNEDCHIILRGGKTPNYDADSVNAACADIGKAGLAARLMIDASHANSSKKHENQIPVCADIGRQIASGDERIVGVMVESHLVAGRQDLQEGCALTYGQSITDACIGWDESVGVLEGLAEAVKQRRVARGSGN; the protein is encoded by the coding sequence ATGCCCCCGCACAACACCGACGATGTCCGCATCCGCGAATTGAAAGAACTCACGCCGCCCGCTCACCTGATCCGCGAATTCGCCTGCGACGAAACAGTGTCCGACGTGATCTACAACTCGCGCAACGCGATGCATCGCATCCTGCACGGCATGGAAGACCGGCTGATCGTCGTCATCGGACCTTGTTCGATTCATGATACGAAGGCGGCGATGGAATACGCCGGACGTCTCGTCGAACAGCGCAAGCGCTTCGCCGGCGAACTCGAAGTCGTGATGCGCGTGTACTTCGAAAAACCGCGCACGACGGTGGGCTGGAAGGGTCTCATCAACGACCCGCATATGGACAACAGCTTCAAGATCAATGACGGCCTGCGCACTGCGCGCGAACTGCTGCTGCGCATCAACGAGCTCGGGCTGCCGGCCGGCACCGAATACCTCGACATGATCAGCCCGCAGTACATCGCCGATCTGATCTCGTGGGGCGCGATCGGTGCGCGCACCACCGAGTCGCAAGTGCATCGTGAACTGGCTTCGGGGCTGTCGTGCCCGGTCGGTTTCAAGAACGGCACGGACGGCAACGTCAAGATCGCCGTCGACGCAATCAAGGCCGCGTCGCAACCGCACCATTTCCTGTCGGTCACCAAGGGCGGTCACTCGGCGATCGTCTCGACCGCCGGCAATGAGGACTGCCACATCATCCTGCGTGGCGGCAAGACGCCGAACTACGACGCGGACAGCGTCAATGCCGCGTGCGCCGACATCGGCAAGGCCGGTCTTGCTGCGCGCCTGATGATCGACGCGAGTCACGCGAACAGCTCGAAGAAGCACGAGAATCAGATTCCGGTGTGCGCGGATATCGGCCGTCAGATTGCTTCGGGTGACGAACGGATTGTCGGTGTGATGGTCGAGTCGCATCTGGTTGCGGGCCGCCAGGATCTGCAGGAAGGCTGCGCGCTGACGTACGGCCAGAGCATCACAGATGCCTGCATCGGCTGGGACGAAAGCGTTGGCGTGCTGGAAGGTCTCGCCGAAGCGGTCAAGCAGCGGCGCGTGGCGCGCGGCAGCGGCAACTAA
- a CDS encoding type II toxin-antitoxin system RelE/ParE family toxin — MEQEKEIRWMGSSYRDLLAFPEEPRRQAGFQLGKIQAGLDPDDWKPFDAIGAGTREIRMREADGIYRVMYVTKFVEALYVLHCFQKKTQKLGQHDRSIAETRYRAIVNDRKT; from the coding sequence ATGGAGCAGGAAAAAGAAATTCGCTGGATGGGCTCCAGCTATCGCGATTTACTGGCCTTTCCCGAAGAGCCCCGCCGTCAGGCCGGATTTCAACTTGGCAAGATTCAGGCAGGTCTGGACCCTGACGACTGGAAACCGTTTGATGCGATCGGTGCCGGAACCCGCGAGATTCGCATGAGGGAAGCAGACGGTATTTATCGCGTGATGTATGTGACAAAGTTCGTGGAAGCGTTGTACGTGCTGCATTGCTTCCAGAAAAAGACGCAGAAGCTTGGGCAGCACGATAGAAGCATTGCAGAGACGCGGTATCGCGCCATAGTCAACGATAGGAAAACTTAA
- a CDS encoding XRE family transcriptional regulator: MTIDTKIRHVTKPGANLFLELGFSAEEAKRLHAASQKQINDTRLLKEQLMTELSSWIEQHHLKQAEAAEILMVSRPRVSDVVNKKTTKFTIDTLVEMMSRIGKPVTLAVG; this comes from the coding sequence ATGACGATCGACACCAAAATCCGTCACGTGACAAAACCCGGTGCAAACCTGTTTCTCGAACTCGGCTTTTCCGCTGAAGAAGCCAAGCGCTTGCACGCCGCGTCGCAAAAACAGATCAACGACACGCGCCTGCTCAAAGAGCAGTTGATGACCGAACTGTCTAGCTGGATCGAGCAGCATCACCTCAAGCAAGCGGAGGCTGCCGAGATTCTGATGGTGTCGCGGCCGCGCGTCTCCGACGTGGTCAACAAAAAGACCACCAAGTTCACCATCGATACCCTGGTCGAAATGATGAGCCGTATCGGCAAGCCGGTTACGCTGGCGGTCGGTTGA
- the hmpA gene encoding NO-inducible flavohemoprotein, giving the protein MTALTADQIARVKATVPVLAEHGTTITRHFYKRMFAHHPELKNVFNQTHQKSGSQPETLAKAVYAYAANIDNLGALGPTVSRIAHKHASLNIRPEQYPIVGRHLLGAIVDVLGDAVDQETLGAWEAAYGQLADIFVGAEAKLYQGAAWSGFRPFKVAGKEVESDEITSFYLTPADGSPACGFEPGQYLSVKRFVDDLGVDQPRQYSLSDAPNGKWLRISVKREAGREDTAPGHVSNLLHDGVEVGAVVHVSAPMGDFTLDRKKTTPVVLMSGGVGVTPMTSMLSTLLADQSERSVTFVHACRNGRVHAFRQWLNDKVAAHPNVTRAVFYEAIEASDRAGIDYDFEGRLDVAKIADKVIVPDADYYICGPVPFMRAQCDALAALGVDAARIHTEVFGSGVVE; this is encoded by the coding sequence ATGACCGCCCTCACTGCCGACCAGATTGCCCGCGTTAAAGCCACAGTTCCCGTTCTTGCCGAACACGGCACGACCATCACCAGGCACTTCTACAAGCGCATGTTCGCGCACCATCCCGAGTTGAAGAACGTGTTCAACCAGACCCACCAGAAGAGCGGCAGCCAACCGGAAACGCTGGCGAAGGCGGTGTACGCGTATGCCGCCAATATCGACAATCTCGGCGCACTGGGCCCGACTGTCTCGCGAATCGCCCACAAGCACGCCAGCCTGAATATCCGGCCGGAGCAGTATCCGATCGTGGGGCGTCACCTGCTGGGCGCGATTGTCGACGTACTGGGCGACGCGGTCGATCAGGAGACGCTCGGCGCGTGGGAAGCCGCATATGGGCAGCTCGCCGACATTTTCGTCGGCGCGGAGGCGAAGCTCTATCAAGGCGCCGCATGGAGCGGCTTCCGGCCGTTCAAGGTCGCGGGCAAGGAGGTGGAGAGCGATGAAATCACGTCGTTCTATCTGACTCCCGCCGACGGTTCGCCGGCTTGCGGCTTCGAGCCCGGTCAATATCTGAGCGTGAAGCGCTTTGTCGATGATCTTGGCGTCGATCAGCCGCGGCAATACAGTTTGTCGGATGCGCCGAACGGCAAATGGCTGCGTATCTCGGTGAAGCGTGAAGCAGGCCGCGAAGACACGGCGCCGGGCCACGTGTCCAACCTGCTGCACGACGGTGTGGAAGTGGGCGCGGTGGTGCATGTCAGCGCGCCGATGGGCGACTTCACGCTCGACCGTAAGAAAACTACGCCGGTGGTGCTGATGAGCGGCGGCGTAGGCGTGACGCCGATGACCTCGATGTTGTCCACGCTGCTCGCGGATCAGAGCGAACGGAGCGTGACCTTTGTGCATGCGTGCCGCAACGGCCGTGTGCACGCGTTCCGGCAGTGGTTGAACGACAAGGTCGCAGCGCATCCTAACGTCACGCGCGCGGTGTTCTACGAAGCCATTGAAGCGAGCGACCGTGCCGGCATCGACTACGACTTCGAAGGTCGCCTCGATGTAGCGAAAATCGCCGACAAAGTGATCGTGCCCGATGCGGATTACTACATCTGCGGGCCGGTGCCGTTCATGCGTGCACAGTGCGACGCGTTGGCCGCGCTCGGTGTGGACGCGGCACGGATTCACACCGAAGTGTTCGGATCAGGCGTGGTGGAGTAA
- a CDS encoding cob(I)yrinic acid a,c-diamide adenosyltransferase, with product MGNRLSKIATRTGDDGTTGLGDGRRVRKDDARIAAIGDVDELNSNLGVLLCETLPDKVRAALVAIQHDLFDLGGELCIPGHTMITDKHLGQLDNWLADYNATLPPLKEFILPGGSRAAALAHVCRTVCRRAERAIVALGEVETINPAPRQYVNRLSDLLFVLARVLNRADGGSDVLWQHERGAG from the coding sequence ATGGGCAACCGCTTGAGCAAGATCGCCACCCGTACGGGCGACGACGGCACCACCGGTCTCGGCGACGGCCGCCGCGTGCGTAAAGACGATGCGCGCATCGCCGCAATCGGCGACGTCGACGAACTCAATTCGAATCTCGGCGTGTTGCTGTGCGAAACGCTGCCCGACAAGGTGCGCGCGGCGCTGGTCGCAATTCAGCACGACCTGTTCGACCTCGGCGGCGAACTCTGCATTCCCGGCCACACGATGATTACCGACAAGCATCTCGGCCAACTCGACAACTGGCTCGCCGACTACAACGCGACCTTGCCGCCTTTGAAGGAGTTCATCCTGCCGGGCGGCTCGCGCGCGGCTGCGCTCGCGCACGTGTGCCGCACGGTGTGCCGCCGCGCCGAGCGCGCGATCGTCGCACTGGGCGAGGTGGAGACGATCAATCCTGCGCCGCGCCAGTATGTGAACCGGCTGTCCGACCTGCTGTTCGTGCTGGCGCGCGTGCTCAATCGCGCGGACGGCGGCAGCGACGTGCTGTGGCAGCACGAGCGCGGCGCCGGCTAG
- a CDS encoding FAD-linked oxidase C-terminal domain-containing protein — translation MNHPVPPAPLRRPFPAELLSALKAVFAERVSTAEAVRAHHGRDESPFDPQLPDAVVFARNTEDAQTIVKLCGQYNVPIIPYGNGSSLEGHLLAVQGGVSIDLSEMNRVLSINAEDLTVTVEPGISRKQLNEALRDTGLFFPIDPGADASIGGMSATRASGTNAVRYGTMRENVLGLTVVLADGRVIKTGTRARKSSAGYDLTRLFVGSEGTLGVITEITVRLYPQPEAVSAAVCAFPSMGDAVRAVIETIQIGVPIARVEFVDSLAIRSINRHSNLTLREAPTLFFEFHGTEAGVKEQAELVQEIVAQNAGEGFEWATRPEDRSRLWNARHNAYFAMLQLKPGCRAVTTDVCVPISRLAECVVETEQDLKASPLPCPIVGHVGDGNFHVAILIDPHKPEELAEAERLNERIVQRALRMDGTCTGEHGVGLHKMNFLLEEHGEVAVDTMRSIKHALDPRNLMNPGKIFSWAA, via the coding sequence GTGAACCATCCCGTGCCGCCGGCGCCACTGCGCCGGCCGTTTCCCGCCGAGTTGCTGAGCGCGCTCAAAGCCGTCTTTGCGGAACGTGTGTCGACTGCCGAAGCAGTGCGCGCCCATCATGGCCGCGATGAATCGCCGTTCGATCCGCAACTGCCCGACGCCGTCGTGTTCGCGCGCAATACCGAAGACGCCCAAACCATCGTCAAGCTGTGCGGCCAGTACAACGTGCCGATCATCCCATACGGCAACGGCTCGTCGCTCGAAGGGCATCTGCTGGCGGTGCAAGGCGGCGTGTCGATCGATCTGTCGGAAATGAACCGCGTACTGTCGATCAATGCGGAAGACCTCACGGTCACCGTCGAGCCAGGCATCTCACGCAAGCAACTGAACGAAGCGCTGCGCGACACCGGCCTGTTTTTCCCGATCGACCCGGGCGCGGACGCAAGCATCGGCGGCATGTCGGCCACGCGCGCGTCGGGCACCAACGCTGTGCGCTATGGCACGATGCGCGAGAACGTGCTCGGGCTGACGGTCGTTCTGGCCGACGGCCGCGTGATCAAAACCGGCACACGGGCGCGCAAGTCGTCGGCGGGTTATGACCTCACGCGCCTGTTCGTCGGTTCGGAAGGCACGCTCGGCGTGATCACGGAAATCACCGTGCGCCTCTATCCGCAGCCGGAAGCGGTCTCGGCAGCGGTATGCGCATTTCCGTCGATGGGCGATGCGGTGCGCGCGGTCATCGAAACGATTCAGATCGGGGTGCCGATCGCGCGTGTCGAGTTCGTCGACTCGCTCGCGATCCGCTCGATCAATCGTCATTCGAATCTGACGTTACGCGAGGCGCCGACGCTCTTCTTCGAATTCCACGGCACCGAAGCCGGTGTGAAAGAACAGGCCGAACTGGTGCAGGAGATCGTCGCGCAGAATGCCGGCGAAGGTTTCGAATGGGCGACCCGGCCGGAAGACCGCAGCCGCCTGTGGAACGCGCGCCACAACGCCTATTTCGCGATGCTGCAACTGAAGCCCGGCTGCCGCGCGGTCACCACCGACGTCTGCGTGCCGATCTCGCGCCTCGCGGAATGCGTGGTGGAAACGGAACAGGATCTGAAGGCATCGCCACTGCCCTGCCCGATCGTCGGCCATGTCGGCGACGGCAACTTCCACGTCGCGATCCTGATCGACCCGCACAAGCCCGAAGAACTCGCCGAAGCCGAGCGTCTGAACGAGCGCATCGTCCAACGCGCGCTGCGCATGGATGGCACCTGCACCGGCGAGCACGGCGTCGGCTTGCACAAGATGAACTTCCTGCTCGAAGAACACGGCGAAGTCGCCGTCGATACGATGCGCTCGATCAAACACGCGCTCGATCCGCGCAATCTGATGAACCCGGGCAAGATTTTTTCGTGGGCAGCTTGA
- a CDS encoding FAD-linked oxidase C-terminal domain-containing protein: MNAPAELTAEVLAQRQREVVQALMAVLPTHCLLYREEDTVAYECDGLAAYRRLPLAVALPETESQVQRIVQICHRLDVPIVPRGAGTGLSGGAMPIRHGVVVSLARFRKIVEVDSYARTATVQPGVRNLSISEAAAPYGLYYAPDPSSQIACTIGGNVSENSGGVHCLKYGLTVHNVLRVRAVTMEGEIVEFGSLAPDAPGLDLLAVLIGSEGMFAIVTEVTVKLIPKPQTAQVIMASFDDVVKGGDAVASIIAAGIIPAGLEMMDKPATRAVEEFVNAGYDLDAAAILLCESDGTPEEVADEIVRMTAVLREHGATRIQISRSESERLRFWSGRKNAFPAAGRISPDYYCMDGTVPRRSIGPLLARIEVMEKKYGLRCINVFHAGDGNMHPLILFNGNDMDEWHRAEAFGADILETCVELGGTVTGEHGVGIEKINSMCVQFSPEERDAFHAVKRAFDSPGLLNPDKGIPTRARCAEYGKMHVRGGLLPHPELPRF; this comes from the coding sequence ATGAACGCACCCGCTGAACTGACGGCCGAAGTTCTCGCCCAGCGCCAGCGCGAAGTCGTGCAGGCGCTGATGGCCGTGCTGCCGACCCACTGTCTGCTGTATCGCGAAGAGGACACCGTGGCCTACGAGTGCGACGGCCTCGCCGCCTATCGGCGGCTGCCGCTCGCCGTCGCGCTGCCGGAGACGGAATCGCAAGTGCAGCGCATTGTGCAGATCTGCCACCGGCTCGACGTGCCGATCGTGCCACGCGGCGCGGGCACCGGCTTGTCGGGCGGCGCGATGCCGATTCGTCACGGCGTGGTGGTGTCGCTCGCGCGCTTCAGGAAGATCGTCGAAGTCGATTCGTACGCGCGTACCGCGACGGTGCAGCCGGGCGTGCGCAATCTGTCGATTTCCGAGGCCGCCGCGCCGTACGGCTTGTACTACGCACCCGATCCGTCGTCGCAGATCGCCTGCACGATCGGCGGCAATGTGTCGGAGAATTCAGGCGGCGTGCACTGCCTCAAATACGGCCTCACCGTGCACAACGTGTTGCGCGTGCGCGCCGTGACGATGGAAGGCGAAATCGTCGAATTCGGCTCGCTTGCGCCAGACGCGCCAGGGCTCGATCTGCTCGCGGTGTTGATCGGCAGCGAAGGAATGTTCGCGATCGTCACCGAAGTCACCGTCAAGCTGATTCCGAAGCCGCAAACCGCGCAGGTCATCATGGCCAGTTTCGACGACGTCGTTAAAGGCGGCGATGCGGTCGCCAGCATTATCGCGGCGGGCATCATCCCGGCTGGTCTGGAGATGATGGACAAACCGGCCACGCGCGCCGTCGAAGAATTCGTCAACGCGGGCTACGATCTCGACGCGGCGGCGATCCTGCTATGCGAATCGGACGGCACACCCGAAGAAGTCGCTGACGAAATCGTGCGCATGACCGCGGTGCTGCGCGAACACGGCGCAACCCGCATCCAGATTTCGCGCTCGGAAAGCGAAAGGCTGCGCTTCTGGTCGGGGCGCAAGAACGCTTTTCCGGCCGCCGGCCGCATTTCACCCGACTACTACTGCATGGACGGCACGGTGCCGCGCCGCAGCATCGGCCCATTGCTCGCGCGCATCGAAGTCATGGAAAAGAAATACGGCCTGCGCTGCATCAACGTGTTCCATGCCGGCGACGGCAACATGCACCCGCTGATTCTGTTCAACGGCAACGACATGGACGAATGGCATCGGGCCGAAGCGTTCGGTGCCGACATTCTCGAGACGTGCGTCGAACTGGGCGGCACGGTAACGGGCGAGCACGGCGTCGGCATCGAGAAGATCAACTCGATGTGCGTGCAGTTCTCACCCGAAGAGCGCGACGCGTTTCACGCGGTCAAGCGCGCTTTCGATTCGCCCGGCTTGCTGAATCCGGACAAGGGCATCCCGACGCGCGCGCGTTGCGCCGAGTACGGCAAGATGCACGTACGCGGCGGCTTGCTGCCGCATCCGGAACTGCCGCGGTTTTAA
- the glcE gene encoding glycolate oxidase subunit GlcE produces MEEDDIVAVWSERVRSASAEGRTLRIRGGGTKDWYGQTLEGDILDTRAYRGIIAYDPAELVITARAGTPLLEIEAALAEHHQMLAFEPPHFGPQATFGGCIAAGIAGPRRPAAGAARDFVLGAVIMNGHGETLHFGGQVVKNVAGYDVSRLMAGSLGTLGLILELSIKVLPLPQAEATLKFDMNGTDAVRKLNEWGGRPLPITASAWRHGTLAVRLAGAEAAVKAARTALGGEVVDAVEAERFWAGLREQTDPFFAAIAPKAALWRLALPSITEPLQLPGAQLMEWGGGQRWWITDTDAQTVRISAKQAGGHATIFRTGLGYDRSAGVFTPLPAPLMKIHRGLKTAFDPARIFNRGRLYPDF; encoded by the coding sequence ATGGAAGAGGACGACATCGTCGCCGTTTGGTCCGAACGCGTGCGTTCGGCCAGCGCCGAAGGGCGCACGTTGCGCATCCGTGGCGGCGGCACCAAAGACTGGTACGGCCAGACACTGGAAGGCGACATCCTCGACACGCGCGCTTATCGCGGCATCATCGCCTACGACCCGGCCGAGCTCGTCATTACCGCGCGCGCAGGCACACCCCTGCTGGAGATCGAAGCCGCGCTCGCCGAACACCATCAGATGCTCGCCTTCGAGCCGCCGCACTTCGGCCCGCAGGCTACCTTCGGCGGCTGCATCGCGGCGGGCATCGCCGGTCCGCGCCGGCCGGCCGCAGGTGCCGCGCGCGACTTCGTGCTCGGCGCGGTGATCATGAACGGCCACGGGGAAACACTGCATTTCGGCGGCCAGGTGGTGAAGAACGTCGCCGGTTATGACGTGTCCCGTTTGATGGCAGGCTCGCTCGGCACCTTGGGGTTGATCCTCGAACTGTCCATCAAGGTGCTGCCGCTGCCGCAGGCCGAAGCCACCCTCAAATTCGACATGAACGGCACCGACGCGGTCCGCAAGCTCAACGAATGGGGTGGCCGGCCATTGCCGATCACGGCGAGCGCATGGCGTCACGGTACGCTGGCCGTGCGGCTGGCGGGCGCGGAAGCGGCGGTCAAGGCGGCCCGCACGGCACTCGGCGGAGAGGTGGTCGACGCGGTCGAAGCAGAGCGCTTCTGGGCCGGCTTGCGCGAACAGACCGACCCGTTCTTTGCGGCGATCGCGCCGAAGGCCGCGCTGTGGCGCCTCGCACTGCCGTCGATCACCGAACCGCTGCAACTGCCCGGCGCGCAACTGATGGAATGGGGCGGCGGCCAACGCTGGTGGATCACCGACACCGACGCGCAAACCGTGCGCATCAGCGCGAAACAGGCCGGCGGCCACGCCACGATCTTCCGCACCGGTCTTGGCTACGACCGCAGCGCCGGCGTATTCACGCCGCTGCCCGCGCCGCTGATGAAGATCCATCGCGGCCTGAAAACCGCCTTCGACCCCGCCCGCATTTTCAATCGCGGCCGGCTCTACCCTGACTTCTGA
- the glcF gene encoding glycolate oxidase subunit GlcF encodes MQTNLADFIRNTPDGDEADAILHKCVHCGFCTATCPTYQLLGDELDGPRGRIYLIKQMVEGAEITRSTQLHLDRCLTCRSCETTCPSGVQYGRLVEIGRKLTEEKVTRPLGQRLVRRLLASFVPNSALFTPTMRLGQHIRPLLPKKLRDKVPARQRALEWPSAKHSRKMLMLAGCVQPSMMPNVNIATARVLDALGVETLVAPEAGCCGAIRLHLGYNDEALDDLRANIDAWWPYIEEGVEAIVMNASGCGATVKEYAHLLRNDPAYAQKARRVVELTRDISEILPEFQEALVAVTRRRAIHTVAFHPPCTLQHGQQLRGNVEHLLAAIGIEVRLPADSHLCCGSAGTYSLTQPKLSYALRDQKLERLHAQEPQVIVSANVGCIAHLQSGTSTPVAHWIELVEHMLSA; translated from the coding sequence ATGCAAACCAACCTCGCGGACTTCATTCGCAACACGCCGGACGGCGACGAAGCCGACGCCATCCTGCACAAGTGCGTGCACTGCGGTTTCTGCACGGCCACTTGCCCGACCTATCAACTGCTCGGCGACGAACTCGATGGCCCACGCGGGCGCATCTATCTGATCAAGCAGATGGTCGAAGGCGCGGAGATCACACGCAGCACCCAGCTCCACCTCGACCGCTGCCTGACCTGCCGCAGTTGCGAGACCACCTGCCCATCCGGCGTGCAATATGGCCGGCTGGTCGAGATCGGCCGCAAGCTCACCGAAGAGAAAGTCACGCGCCCGCTCGGTCAGCGGCTGGTGCGCCGGCTGCTCGCGAGCTTCGTGCCGAACAGCGCACTGTTCACGCCGACCATGCGCCTCGGCCAGCACATCCGCCCGCTGCTGCCGAAGAAGCTGCGCGACAAGGTGCCCGCGCGGCAGCGTGCGCTCGAATGGCCGAGCGCGAAACATTCGCGCAAGATGCTGATGCTCGCCGGCTGCGTACAACCGTCGATGATGCCCAACGTCAACATTGCGACCGCGCGGGTGCTCGACGCGCTCGGTGTCGAAACGCTGGTGGCGCCCGAAGCCGGCTGCTGCGGCGCGATCCGTCTGCATCTGGGCTACAACGACGAAGCACTCGACGACCTGCGCGCCAACATCGATGCATGGTGGCCGTACATCGAAGAGGGCGTGGAAGCGATCGTGATGAACGCGTCCGGGTGCGGCGCAACGGTCAAGGAATACGCGCACCTGCTGCGCAACGATCCGGCGTATGCGCAGAAGGCTCGCCGCGTCGTCGAATTGACGCGCGACATCTCGGAGATCCTGCCGGAATTCCAAGAAGCGCTGGTCGCCGTGACGCGCCGCCGCGCGATTCATACGGTCGCGTTCCATCCGCCGTGCACGTTGCAGCATGGTCAGCAGTTGCGCGGCAACGTCGAACATCTGCTGGCGGCAATCGGCATCGAAGTGCGGCTGCCTGCCGACAGCCATCTGTGCTGCGGCTCGGCAGGCACCTATTCATTGACGCAGCCGAAGCTCTCGTACGCGCTGCGCGACCAGAAGCTCGAACGGCTGCACGCGCAGGAGCCACAGGTGATCGTGTCGGCGAACGTCGGCTGCATTGCGCATCTGCAAAGCGGCACGTCCACGCCGGTCGCGCATTGGATCGAACTGGTGGAGCATATGCTGTCGGCATGA